Genomic window (Lynx canadensis isolate LIC74 chromosome D3, mLynCan4.pri.v2, whole genome shotgun sequence):
ACTTGGCATCCCCTATGGCAAAATCATTTCTAGAGAGGCCCTGGTGCTGGGCTGGGGCAAGGATGGGGGGCTCTATAGGGCACAGAGGAGATACTGAGCACAGAGGTAGCTCTCCTTCCCAGTCCCTAGTTGCACAGCAACTCTCTACACAAGCCTGTTTATTTCTGtacaaaatcatttttctattttacacaAAGAGCACCCCACCCTTtaccccaccctctctcctcacAACAGCACCCTAGCCCTGGGGAGCATCCCCCCAGGAGGAGGGGGCTGAGTGAGGCACCACCCATGGGTCCTCACTTCTGCCTGTCCCAGCTGGGCTGGCCCAAGCTCCactctggagaaaataaataaggaggcTCAGGCAGAATCTGTGCTGGGCCAGCCAGACTCTCTGCCACCCAGTGGCCAGGCAGCTGGGCCCTCAGTGCGTGGGCTGGCCCTCGAATGTCAGTTCACGAACCGTGTAGGTATGTGGAGACCCCACACCACAGGCCTGAGCTGCCAGGGTTACAAGTAGGTGTCCTCACTCTCCTGGGACGTCAGGCTCTCCTGGGAATGGTGGTGGGCTGAATCCTGGGAGTGGTGGTGGGCTGGATCCTGGGGAGCTGAGTCCTGCGGGGCTGAGTCCTGGTGGGCTGGATCCTTTGGGGGTACATCCTGTGGGGGACATGCATCTCCTGCAGCAGCTGCCACCTTGGCTTGACTTGGGACTGGGGGCTTGTCCAGCTGCCCACTTGCCTTTGCCTGCTTCCactgctccttctccttctggcTCTGTTTGGGTGGCTTGGGCTTGCCTTtggagccagggaggggggcaTCCGGGGGCAGGCGGATGGATGGTGAGGGTTGCAGTGTGGGCCGGGGGCCTGGCTCCGCCTCCAGGATGGCCTTGGCACCATGCAGCCTGGGCGGGGAGCAGCACTGCAGCTCACCCCGGGTCTCTTGCCAGCGCCGCAGCTGAATGAGGTGCTCACGTTCAATCTGGCGCTCTGTCACTGGCAACTCTACCACCTGTGTGGGTGGTGACAGGCAGATAAGACCAGGAAGAAACTTCCCCTCTGTCTCCCAGCCTGGTGTCTGTTCTCCCTCAGTGTCCTCCAGTCTTGGTCACTAATGGTTGACCTTAGGAATAATGGGGGTCTGGTTCCTGTGGTGATCACAAGTCCCAGAGCTGAGTGCCAGGTGAGCCAGGCACTTGAGGCCCACTGCCTCTATGGAGAAAGCTGCCCACAACTCATGAGTCCAGTTGCCCAACTATATGTCACCAAAGTATAGCCCCTGAGAGACAAAATtgcacaaaagaaagaaaaaagggaaaataaagccaAGGCCATGGATGTGGTACCAGGGAAAAAGAGAGGTGATGAGTTGCAGCTTCTCTCATTCCAAAGTGGTTCAGAACTTGGGAGGCCCTGCAAACCTAGGCCTCTCTGTGACCCTGTCTTCTCATTGAGACAGAAGGATAAGGTCTACCCATATTATCCTAAGCTGCTGAGCACCAGGCCTGACACCAGTGACTCACTTTCAAGGGCAGAGCTACAAGACCCCTTCCAAAGGACCCCCATATCTCCTGCTCCCACCCAGGGGTAAGGGAAGGGTGTGGGTCATACCTCCTGGACCAGGAAGGCCTCCTGCATGATTTTGGGGCTAAGGCTCCGCAGCTGCTCGATAGTCTCATACTGGCCCTGGCAGGCTTTGAGCTTGTCAGGGGAGCCCAATGCATGTTTCAGCAGCACCAGTCCCACACGGAAGATGATCTTGACTCCTGCATGAGGGGGTGGTAAGGGGGCCTGTAAGGAATTTCTCTGGAAATAGAGGCCCCCTTGGGCTGGGTTAGAAGCAGGGGTGCTCCCCTGAGCCCAACCCAGTACCTTCGCAAAAGAACATATCCCAGACGCGCAACACAGAGCTCCAGGGCAGGGTGCGGGCAAAGGCACACATGAACCACTCTGTCATGTACAGCAGTGGGTCGATCTTCTGCCTGCTGAGGTGCTTGTGGGCCACGGGTGACACCTTCTGCAGCAGTGAGAAGAGGATCTCCCCATCCAGTTGGATCGCCTCCTGGGGACACAGCAAGGCCATGGGACCAGGAATGTAGGCTCACAGCAGGCAAGACAGAGACTACGCCCTGGCTCCCAGTACCAGGCAGGCATTCATTCATCTCTCAGGCAGCTACTGCCTGTAGGCAGCCAACCTTGTGTTGGGTGCTGGGATACAATGAAGAGCAAACAAGACATAGCTGGTTCCCCTCATGGAGCATGTAGTAAAAAGGGGCAGACAGATGAATTACAGGAGCAAAGAGACTAGGAGCAGGGCATAGGGGGTGGCTAAGTGCCCAGAATATGGCAGGACCAGGAATGCTGGATTAGCATGTGCCAGAGATCCCACCTGTCAGGGTCACAGAAAGCTCCCTAAGGGCTGAAAACTGAAGGAAAGCAGGGGTTattaaaagaaggaagggggtAGAGATTTAAGCCTATGCCAAGGCTGAGGCAGGGAAGAACTTGATGCACTGGTGGAACTGAGATCCTGACAACAGCCAGACGGCTTGAAGCAGGGATGGATGGCAGGGTGGAACCAATGAGTCTGGAGCCTAGAAGACCTGATCGTGTCAGGCCTTGGGTCTTCAGCCTGAAAGCAACAGAAGTCTGGGAAGGTTTTAAGCTGGGGCAAGAGTGGCTGCAGAGAGAAAGGCCTGGAGAGGCTACAAACAGCAGGTCCCAGGCCAGGTCTCCAACCACAAACACTCACCAGTTTCTCACTGTAGTAGCCAGGCAGGTACTTCTCACAGATCTGCACCAGGCACCAGAAGGCTTGCTGGGGGCAAGAGAGACATGAGGTCTTGCTGCTGGGTATTTCCTGCCCACCTACTCACCCGTCCAGGGCCTGGTGGTACCTCAGCAGGCATGTGCATGAGCAGAACAGCAGCAATAGGCGCCTGGGCCTGGCAGTATCCCTCCTCAGGTCGGTATAGGGTGTAGGCCTTCAGCACACGGAATAGGTCCTGCTGGCTGTGGAAGGGCCAAGTGGGGCAGGGAAGATAGGTGTGACTCTGCCATCCGCTGTCCTTACCTATGCCCTACCAGACCAGACCTGTCTTAGAATTTGCTCTTCTCTGGTGACCTGACTGTGGTCAGCAAGGGGTCAGTCTCCCACTGTAGCACACAGACTTTCACAAGaccagaggagggaggcaggagggcaccccctcccccagtttgAAAGGTGAGGGCAGAGGctcaaagagaaagcagaggcagAGCCAGGCAGGATACCAGATACAAGGTAAGGGTGTGTCAGGGCTGGAAGTCTGGGGCTCTTACTCAGCAGTTGTGTCCCCTTGGCCAAGTCAGCTTTGTCCTAGGTGTCTGTCTTGGTCCCTTGGCCTGGCCTGCCTATCCTTCCCTTCCTACATACCCTCTGTGCACCCAATTATCTCTAACACTCTTTCTTACCACCGAAACTTATTTCTAGAAGAGGACCAGGCAAGCTCTAGCACTCTGGGGAGTAAATGAAAGTTGCCCCAGAGGTAAGAGGAGAAGCTAAGAAGACCCATCAGATTCAAACCAAAGGGAAACTCTAACAGTGGAGTTTGGGGCTGCCAGCTTCTGGAACTCATTTTACCCCCTCTGCACTCTGAGGGACAGGGCTCAGAGCCACCTCCAGTGTGCAAGACCCAGCCTACTCACCCATGGCCTCCCCGGGACACAAACATCTCATGGAAAGGGAACTGCCGGTGCAGGTCACGCTCAATCACATCTAGCCACTTGGGGTCCCCAGGGGACATGTCCAGCTCCTAGAAACAAGGTCAAGAGCATGTATTAGGAGTTAGGAATAGCTGCTGGAATATACAATTGTCCTGGGTACTGGAGGAGACCCCTGCCAGGAGTAATGCCCACCCAATCCTATCATGAACTGGGCCCTCCTGAAGACAAGTCAGGAAGCTCAGGTAAGGAAGCCTGGGCAGAAGCAaaaaggcaaggagggagggCCCTAGAAACTCTGAGGGGTGATCCAGGAAGACCCATGTGGTCAAGTGTCTGTCATAGCTGTGGCTAGAAATAACCCCTAGACACTTTATTCAGGACTCACTCAAATACCTTATGTCACATCCTTAAGATGGAAGGCTACTATCAAAGCAATAGCTACCAC
Coding sequences:
- the TBC1D10A gene encoding TBC1 domain family member 10A — protein: MAKSRGENGPRAPAAEGSLSGTRESLAPGPDAAAADELSSLGSDSEANGFAERRIDKFGFIVGSQGAEGALEEVPLEVLRQRESKWLDMLNNWDKWMAKKHKKIRLRCQKGIPPSLRGRAWQYLSGGKVKLQQNPGKFDELDMSPGDPKWLDVIERDLHRQFPFHEMFVSRGGHGQQDLFRVLKAYTLYRPEEGYCQAQAPIAAVLLMHMPAEQAFWCLVQICEKYLPGYYSEKLEAIQLDGEILFSLLQKVSPVAHKHLSRQKIDPLLYMTEWFMCAFARTLPWSSVLRVWDMFFCEGVKIIFRVGLVLLKHALGSPDKLKACQGQYETIEQLRSLSPKIMQEAFLVQEVVELPVTERQIEREHLIQLRRWQETRGELQCCSPPRLHGAKAILEAEPGPRPTLQPSPSIRLPPDAPLPGSKGKPKPPKQSQKEKEQWKQAKASGQLDKPPVPSQAKVAAAAGDACPPQDVPPKDPAHQDSAPQDSAPQDPAHHHSQDSAHHHSQESLTSQESEDTYL